The following are encoded together in the Oreochromis niloticus isolate F11D_XX linkage group LG12, O_niloticus_UMD_NMBU, whole genome shotgun sequence genome:
- the adra2b gene encoding alpha-2B adrenergic receptor: MASVQDSGCSMELSGWNSSVSGSGSSVPCNQSVLKPAPYSPEATAAFATAITLMVIFTIVGNIMVIIAVLTSRSLRGPQNLFLVSLAAADILVATLIIPFSLANELLGYWYFKSLWCEIYLALDVLFCTSSIVHLCAISLDRYLSISRVTYGRQRTPKRIKAAIVVVWLISAIISFPPLLSLNKSEGGDRGTERGPQCQLNDERWYILYSTIGSFFAPCLIMILVYIRIYQIAKQRTRCPPGEPRKDGVGCATPSQPPRHVQANGKDEEESTPPSSNKTSNARPPTLAITPSPAPAESQTSPNPTPNNLLQPPSPSPAVPTATEVDTSSQVPSTPSSVPASATKTKAEGKKGKRLEKKKADNNNADSSSTESDMEHSHGGGRGSTSMPGSPAGGGIHSPASVKRYRDMIATSKGARLVPGRKSKTDNNPGAARRKAMVNREKRFTFVLAVVIGVFMVCWFPFFFSYSLQAVCPETCTIPGPLFTFFFWIGYCNSSLNPVIYTIFNKDFRKAFKKILCRSTKGTFF, encoded by the coding sequence ATGGCCTCGGTTCAGGACAGCGGCTGCTCCATGGAGCTGAGTGGCTGGAACAGCAGCGTGAGCGGCTCCGGATCATCCGTGCCATGCAACCAGAGTGTCCTAAAGCCTGCCCCCTACTCCCCGGAAGCAACGGCGGCCTTTGCCACCGCCATAACCTTAATGGTCATCTTCACTATCGTCGGGAACATCATGGTCATCATCGCTGTCCTGACCAGCCGATCACTCCGAGGTCCGCAGAATCTGTTCTTGGTGTCATTAGCTGCTGCGGACATTTTAGTGGCTACACTCATCATCCCCTTTTCTTTAGCCAACGAACTGCTTGGCTACTGGTACTTCAAGTCTCTGTGGTGTGAGATCTACCTGGCGCTGGACGTGCTGTTCTGCACCTCCTCCATCGTGCACCTGTGCGCCATCTCATTGGATCGCTACCTGTCAATCTCCAGGGTCACTTACGGACGTCAGCGGACACCCAAGCGCATCAAAGCCGCAATTGTGGTGGTGTGGCTCATCTCTGCCATTATCTCCTTCCCTCCCCTGCTCTCTTTGAACAAGAGTGAGGGAGGCGACCGGGGGACTGAGAGAGGACCTCAGTGCCAGCTGAATGATGAGCGCTGGTACATCCTTTACTCCACCATTGGCTCCTTCTTCGCTCCATGTCTCATCATGATCCTGGTCTACATAAGAATTTACCAAATAGCCAAGCAGAGAACACGCTGCCCGCCAGGAGAGCCCAGGAAGGATGGGGTTGGCTGTGCAACACCAAGTCAGCCTCCTCGGCATGTGCAAGCTAATGGGAAGGATGAAGAAGAAAGCACACCTCCTTCATCCAACAAAACCTCAAATGCCAGACCCCCCACCCTCGCTATCACACCTTCTCCAGCCCCAGCGGAGTCTCAAACCTCCCCAAATCCCACACCCAATAATCTCCTGCAGCCTCCATCGCCTTCTCCAGCCGTGCCCACGGCCACAGAGGTTGATACCTCTTCACAAGTCCCCTCAACCCCCTCCTCTGTGCCTGCGTCTGCCACCAAGACTAAAGCGGAGGGGAAGAAGGGCAAGCgtctggaaaagaaaaaggctgACAATAACAATGCTGACAGCTCAAGCACAGAGAGCGATATGGAGCACAGCCATGGAGGGGGACGTGGCAGCACCAGCATGCCAGGGTCTCCTGCTGGAGGGGGGATCCACTCCCCAGCCTCAGTCAAGCGCTACCGCGACATGATTGCCACTTCAAAGGGGGCTCGTCTGGTGCCAGGGAGAAAGTCAAAAACAGATAACAACCCTGGAGCAGCGAGGCGTAAAGCCATGGTCAACAGAGAGAAACGTTTCACCTTTGTCCTGGCAGTGGTCATTGGTGTCTTTATGGTGTGCTGGTtccccttcttcttctcctacTCTCTCCAGGCAGTGTGCCCAGAGACTTGCACCATCCCAGGTCCActctttacatttttcttctggATTGGTTACTGCAACTCCTCACTCAACCCAGTCATATACACCATCTTTAACAAAGACTTTAGAAAGGCCTTCAAAAAGATACTGTGCAGAAGCACCAAGGGTACTTTCTTTTAG